A stretch of DNA from Micromonospora peucetia:
CCGTGCGTCGTACCAGTGCACGCCGTCCGGCACCCCGGCGACGCCCCTGGTGCTCGCGTAGACCTCCAGGGGGAACCGCGCCCCGGCCGAACCGGAGGCGCGGTAGAGGAAGGGGCGGCCGTTGCGCTCGGCCGTGCGCACGACGCCGGCCCCGAGGAAGAGCACGCGGCCGAGCTGCGCCGCGTCGAGGGGCTGTGCGGGGGACGCGACGCCGGCCAGCACGGCGGTCGCGGAGACGCCGGGGTCGGGCAGGTCGCGCGGCAGGGCGAGGACGGCAGGACCGTCCGGGTAGCCCTTCATGGGCGGCGGCAGGGTCTCGGGGTCGTTCGGGACGAGGTCGTGGCGGACGCGCGGATCGTCCACGGGCACGCTCCACTCACGGGCCGGCTCGTAGGACGTCAGCCGGTGCAGCAGCCCGGCGCCGGTGTCGAGGTCCATCCGGTCATCCTGCCAGCACGCGCCGCCGGGCGATGGCCCCCACGGCGGTACCGCTCAGCCGCGCTCCACCTCGGCGGCGAACTCGCTCAGCGCGATCCGGTTCGGCAGGCCGGTCTTGCCGAGCAGGCTGGACACGTGCCGCTCCACGGTGCGTGGGGACAGGTGCAGCCGGCCGGCTATCTCCCGGTTGCTGAGCCGCCCGACCAGCAGCCGCAGCACCTCGAACTCCCGCACCGTCACGCCCGCCGACCGCAGCCCGGCGGGGATGTCGCCGGCACCGGAGCGGCGCTGGTTCACGCGTACCCCCGCCTGGCGCAGCAGGGCCCGGCAGGCACTGGCCACGGCCGGCACGTCACCGCGGTGGAAGTGCTCCTCGGCGGCGCGCAGCCACTGCACCGGGTGTCCCCAGCCGTCGGCGAGGGCCGACTCACCCACCAGCCGCAACGCGAGGTGCCGGCCCATCGCGTACGGCTCGCCGGCCCGTATCGCCTCGGCCGCCGCCTCCTGCGCCGCGTCCGGCCGCCCCGACCGGCCGAGGAGTACCGCCTTGGCGAACAGTGCGAACTGGAGATCCCAGCGCAACCGGCTCGCCGAGTCGCCCTGCACCGCCTCGTAGGCCGGCCAGCCGGCCTCGCCGGACATCACCTGGAGCAGCAGGTGCAGGCCGTGCCGGCCGGAGAGGTGGAAGACCGTCGGGCTCCGCTCCTCGGCGCTGAACGCGCGGGCCAACTCGTCGAGGGCGCGGGGCCGGTCCTCCTCCAGCAGCGCGCAGAAAGCCCTCGCCAGCCCGTGCACGCGGGGAGCGTGCAGGGCCAGGTCGCCGCTCCACCGGCGGAACTCGGCCAGCGCGTGCTCCATCTCCCGGCGCCGCCCCTGGTGCCCTGCGAGCACCGCGCTGACCATCAGCACGTACTGGGTGGTCTCCAGCAGTTTCAGCCGGGTGGTCGCGGCCAGCACCTGCTGGACGAGGCTGTTCGCGGTGTCGAAGTCCCCCCGCAGCGCCGCGTGCAGGGCCAGGCTCGCCTCCGCCTGGTGGCGCGCGGTCACGGCGCCGGCCTGGGAGGCGCGTTCCCGGGCCTGTTCGAGCCGGTCCAGGCTGGCGTCGCGCAGCGCGTCGTCGTTGCCGAGCCGGATCAGCGCGTGGATCTCCCAGATCGGCAGCCGGTGCTGCGCGGCGATCACCAGGGCCCGTTCCAGGCACCGGGTCGCCTCCGTCGGGTCGCGGTGCCGGATCAGCGCGCCGAGCAGCTGCCACGCCTGGCAGGCCACCACCGGCAGCGGGACGGTCTCGGCGACGGTGGCGGCGCGGCGGGCCAGCGCCTCGGCGGTGGCGAGCTGGTCGTGTCCGGCGGTGTCCAGCACCAGGTGGGCGGCGATCACGTCGACCGGCGCGGTGTCCTCCGCGGCGGCGTCCGGGCCGAGCAGCGCCCGCGCCTGTTCCACCTGTGCCAGCCCTTCGGCCGAGCGACCGGCGACCGTCGCGGCCCAGGCCAGTCGGGTGTGCAGTTGCGCCCGCCGGCGCGGGTCGACGCCGCCGATCTGGTCGAGGATGCTGACCGACGCGAGTGCCCGCTCGACCAGCCCCGCCTCGGCCAGGGCGTGTAGCAGGGCTTCGAGGGCGGCCGCGCGCGCCACCGGGTTGTTCTCGCCGAGCAGGCCGATAGCCCGGTCCAGCAGGGCGACCGCGGTGGTGGCGCCACCCTGTGCGATGGCCCGGCGGCCCGCCTCGGTGAACAGCCGGCCGGCGGCCTCCGGGTTGTCGGCCTCCAGGTGCAGGGTGGCTGCCACCTGGCACCACTCGCCCGGCAGACCGGGGAACACCTTCTCCACCGCGTCGGTCATCCGCCGGGCGAGCCGGGGCCGCTCACCCGGACCGAGGAGGGTGAGCAGCGCCTCCCGGGTGACCCGGTGCCGGAAGGCGTACCAGTCGGTGAGCTGGTCGTCGACAGTGACCAGTCGCCCCGCGACGTCCCCGCCCAGATGGTCGAGCACCGCGCGGTCACTCAGCCCGGTGGCCGCCTGCACCACCGTCAGCGGGAAGCGCTCGCCCAGCAGCGCGCCCATCGAGAGCAGCTCCCGGGTCTGCGGGTCGAGCTGCTCGACGCCCTGCACCATGCCCCGGGCCAGGGTGCTCGGCAGGGCG
This window harbors:
- a CDS encoding ATP-binding protein, coding for MYRSSKLIGRDAELRAVLDSLESAQAGLGGAVFLVGESGVGKSRLTSRVAELATVAGMRVMRGRGSTIGTAVPLRPLTEALLSLLRAGPVDPTALGPYGPILGRLVPDWGRPPADQENASLVILAEAVLRLTGVAGAGRGCLMLLDDLQDADTETLAVLEYLIDNVALQPTMLLGAIRAESCAALALARSAAQRGQCTLIELGRLDDDGLRQMVGACLGAAPERVPAAVHALVSTGSSGNPFLIEELVAGMIDGALLVGGPEGWRMSEKLPAALPSTLARGMVQGVEQLDPQTRELLSMGALLGERFPLTVVQAATGLSDRAVLDHLGGDVAGRLVTVDDQLTDWYAFRHRVTREALLTLLGPGERPRLARRMTDAVEKVFPGLPGEWCQVAATLHLEADNPEAAGRLFTEAGRRAIAQGGATTAVALLDRAIGLLGENNPVARAAALEALLHALAEAGLVERALASVSILDQIGGVDPRRRAQLHTRLAWAATVAGRSAEGLAQVEQARALLGPDAAAEDTAPVDVIAAHLVLDTAGHDQLATAEALARRAATVAETVPLPVVACQAWQLLGALIRHRDPTEATRCLERALVIAAQHRLPIWEIHALIRLGNDDALRDASLDRLEQARERASQAGAVTARHQAEASLALHAALRGDFDTANSLVQQVLAATTRLKLLETTQYVLMVSAVLAGHQGRRREMEHALAEFRRWSGDLALHAPRVHGLARAFCALLEEDRPRALDELARAFSAEERSPTVFHLSGRHGLHLLLQVMSGEAGWPAYEAVQGDSASRLRWDLQFALFAKAVLLGRSGRPDAAQEAAAEAIRAGEPYAMGRHLALRLVGESALADGWGHPVQWLRAAEEHFHRGDVPAVASACRALLRQAGVRVNQRRSGAGDIPAGLRSAGVTVREFEVLRLLVGRLSNREIAGRLHLSPRTVERHVSSLLGKTGLPNRIALSEFAAEVERG